One genomic segment of Cerasicoccus sp. TK19100 includes these proteins:
- a CDS encoding LacI family DNA-binding transcriptional regulator, with amino-acid sequence MKRVTMTDIAREAGVSKNTVSLALRNDSQIPPRTRERIQRIADDMGYQRNPIVAHLMTQLRSGQNAGPKATLALINANKDKFAFQQHPTIPTYVAGCKRRAQHLGYTFDTFWLHDPELDGERLNRILHARGIRGIIIVGLMNTNRLPRAFAPTWDAYPCVVTGVRTREPALPFACTDHHIIALRAFEKALELGYQRPALVLDKTIDDLVEGRFTAGYQIGQSSLPQRKRLKPFYQVTAAKSDPSLFKQWLDREKPDVIFTLYNVVRLWLSNLNFRVPEDIGLIQLEWRKDRPEWSGMKQHNDHAGEAAVDMVISMIHSGEVGVPEYPKATLIGGSWTDGTTTRSLIQSIEAERQLAN; translated from the coding sequence ATGAAACGCGTAACGATGACTGACATTGCCCGTGAAGCCGGTGTCTCCAAGAATACCGTTTCCCTCGCATTGCGGAACGATTCGCAAATTCCACCCCGGACCCGTGAGCGCATTCAACGAATCGCCGATGACATGGGCTATCAGCGAAATCCTATCGTGGCGCACCTCATGACACAGCTCCGCTCCGGACAAAACGCCGGCCCCAAAGCCACCCTGGCCTTGATCAACGCCAACAAAGATAAGTTTGCCTTTCAGCAGCACCCAACCATCCCCACCTACGTCGCAGGTTGTAAAAGAAGAGCACAGCATCTGGGCTATACTTTTGACACCTTTTGGCTGCACGATCCGGAGCTGGATGGCGAGCGTTTGAACCGCATTCTTCATGCACGCGGCATTCGCGGCATCATTATTGTCGGCCTCATGAATACCAATCGACTGCCCCGCGCTTTTGCCCCGACTTGGGATGCCTACCCATGCGTCGTTACCGGTGTGCGAACGCGTGAGCCAGCACTTCCCTTTGCCTGTACGGACCACCACATCATCGCCTTGCGCGCTTTTGAGAAAGCGCTCGAACTGGGCTATCAGCGCCCCGCCCTGGTCCTCGATAAAACGATCGACGATCTGGTGGAAGGCCGCTTCACGGCAGGCTACCAAATTGGCCAAAGCTCATTGCCGCAACGCAAGCGCCTGAAGCCCTTTTACCAGGTAACGGCGGCAAAATCCGACCCATCCCTCTTTAAGCAGTGGTTGGACCGCGAGAAGCCCGATGTCATCTTCACCCTCTACAATGTCGTGCGGCTTTGGTTGAGCAACCTGAACTTTCGTGTGCCAGAGGACATCGGCCTCATCCAGCTAGAGTGGCGTAAAGACCGCCCGGAATGGTCCGGCATGAAGCAGCACAATGACCACGCTGGTGAAGCTGCGGTCGACATGGTCATCAGCATGATTCACTCCGGAGAAGTCGGTGTGCCGGAGTATCCCAAAGCGACCCTTATCGGTGGCTCCTGGACCGACGGCACGACAACGAGGTCACTGATTCAAAGCATAGAAGCCGAAAGACAGCTGGCCAACTAA